The following is a genomic window from Streptomyces sp. BHT-5-2.
TAGTGGCAACCAGGCCACGGTTGTTGACGAGACTGGTTGTGCTCGCTCTGGTTGCGTCGGCCTTGGGCCGCCCCATGAGCTTGCCCGGGGATCTCGGATCGCGTTAGAGGCCCGTGAAGATCCATGCCCTGCGCATCCAATCGGTGACGCCTGTCTGCCTACGCTCCTGGGTGAAGCGATCACACACGACGTGACCATGGGGGACTGCGTTGGCGCATGAGCATTTTTCGATCCATCCCGAGCCGGTCACGGCTCTCGGCAAGGATTTCACTGCCTCCGCCGACCATCTCGACAACCGCATCAGCTCTTTCGCCTCACGCGCGGAGAACGTGGACGATGCCTTCGGCGTGATGTCCGAGTCCACCGAGACCCTGTCCCAGTACGTGGAGATGACCCGCCACACCGTGACCGCCCTGCGGCAGTTACGCACCGGGCTGCAGCACTACGCCGAGGGCCTGCAGCGCACCGTCGCCACGTACCAGGCGTCGGATACCGCGCAGGCGCAGCAGTTCGGGGGGAAGTGACGTGGCCGGTCAGCAGCAGGAGCAGCAGCCGCAGATCGAGAAGAGCTTCGACCTGTTCAATCCCGGTGGGGACCCGTCGGTGCTGCGGGCGTGCGCCGAGGCGTGGCGGGGCATGGCCCACGATCTGAAGAGCACGATCGAGGCGCAGGACCAGGAGGTCGCCCGGCTCGGCGACAACTGGACCGGTGCCGCCGCCGACGCCTTCCATGCCCACTGGAACCACACCAAGGGCCAGGTGGAGAAGGCGCTGCCGCATTTCGAAACCGTCGCCCAGCAGCTGGACCACACCGCGGATGCCATCAAGAAGGCCAACGACGAGGTCCAC
Proteins encoded in this region:
- a CDS encoding WXG100 family type VII secretion target; amino-acid sequence: MAHEHFSIHPEPVTALGKDFTASADHLDNRISSFASRAENVDDAFGVMSESTETLSQYVEMTRHTVTALRQLRTGLQHYAEGLQRTVATYQASDTAQAQQFGGK